A window of the Sandaracinaceae bacterium genome harbors these coding sequences:
- a CDS encoding (2Fe-2S)-binding protein — MARLRFQPSGFELSVALEPGGLRVLDVCDDHSACEVPYSCRSANCGTCRVRVLTGAELFAPPGEDELAVLDLFGNLPHERLACQLLMIREGEATLEVADT; from the coding sequence ACTCCGCTTCCAACCCTCTGGCTTCGAACTCTCGGTCGCGCTCGAGCCCGGCGGACTGCGGGTGCTCGACGTGTGCGACGACCACAGCGCGTGCGAGGTGCCCTACTCGTGCCGCTCGGCCAACTGCGGCACGTGCCGCGTGCGCGTGCTCACCGGGGCCGAGCTGTTCGCGCCGCCAGGCGAAGACGAGCTCGCCGTGCTGGACCTCTTCGGCAACCTGCCGCACGAGCGGCTGGCGTGTCAGCTGCTCATGATCCGCGAGGGCGAAGCCACGCTCGAGGTCGCCGACACGTGA
- a CDS encoding PhoH family protein, translating into MTSIAAPLPPPTTVDVEVGEPELLLKLTGPNGAHLRALGEEFRVTLGQRGTTLRIHGAPEDVAAMERTLVQLLDVLGDRNLTSLELARAARTLRTHPQVNLRRLFDDVVATSQGRRSIAPKGLTQQLYLQAIREHDVVFGVGPAGTGKTYLAMAMAVRALLEKRVKRIILTRPAVEAGEKLGFLPGDLAEKINPYLRPLYDALHDMMDPEKVALLMERGTIEVAPLAFMRGRTLNASFVILDEAQNTTAEQMKMFLTRLGFDSQAVITGDITQVDLPHSTRSGLRDAEDLLQGVEGISFVRFNDNDVVRHPLVQRIVRAYDERDTRREAERDRKRRERGEPSESDDARHDARDPRAAGDPGKPGAPLS; encoded by the coding sequence ATGACATCCATCGCAGCACCCCTCCCGCCGCCCACCACGGTCGACGTGGAGGTCGGGGAGCCGGAGCTGCTGCTCAAGCTCACGGGGCCGAACGGCGCGCACCTCCGCGCGCTGGGCGAAGAGTTCCGCGTGACGCTGGGTCAGCGCGGCACCACCCTGCGCATCCACGGCGCACCGGAAGACGTCGCCGCCATGGAGCGCACGCTGGTCCAGCTGCTAGACGTGCTGGGCGACCGCAACCTCACCAGCCTCGAGCTGGCCCGCGCGGCGCGCACGCTGCGCACGCACCCGCAGGTGAACCTGCGCCGCCTGTTCGACGACGTGGTCGCCACCTCGCAGGGGCGCCGCTCCATCGCGCCCAAGGGCCTCACGCAGCAGCTCTACCTGCAGGCCATCCGCGAACACGACGTGGTCTTCGGCGTGGGCCCGGCCGGCACGGGCAAGACGTACCTCGCCATGGCCATGGCCGTGCGCGCACTCCTCGAGAAGCGCGTGAAGCGCATCATCCTCACGCGCCCCGCGGTGGAGGCGGGCGAGAAGCTGGGCTTCCTGCCGGGTGACCTGGCCGAGAAGATCAACCCGTACCTGCGGCCGCTGTACGACGCGCTGCACGACATGATGGACCCCGAGAAGGTGGCCCTGCTCATGGAGCGCGGCACCATCGAGGTGGCCCCGCTCGCCTTCATGCGCGGGCGCACGCTCAACGCCAGCTTCGTGATCCTGGACGAGGCGCAGAACACTACGGCCGAGCAGATGAAGATGTTCCTGACGCGCCTCGGGTTCGACTCGCAGGCGGTCATCACGGGCGACATCACCCAGGTGGACTTGCCCCACTCCACGCGCAGCGGCCTGCGCGACGCCGAGGACCTGCTGCAGGGTGTGGAGGGCATCTCGTTCGTCCGCTTCAACGACAACGACGTGGTGCGCCACCCGCTGGTGCAGCGCATCGTGCGCGCCTACGACGAGCGCGACACGCGTCGCGAGGCCGAGCGTGACCGGAAGCGCCGCGAGCGCGGCGAGCCGAGCGAGAGCGACGACGCACGCCACGACGCACGCGACCCGCGCGCTGCCGGTGACCCCGGCAAGCCAGGAGCGCCGCTGTCGTGA